From Coffea arabica cultivar ET-39 chromosome 10e, Coffea Arabica ET-39 HiFi, whole genome shotgun sequence, one genomic window encodes:
- the LOC140015142 gene encoding uncharacterized protein, whose translation MTPDEALYGRKYRSPIHWDEIGEKKILDPTTVPWVEKTYEKVKLIRQRIRTAQNHQKSCADNRRKDLKFEIGDKVFLKITLLKASLMARKGKKLQSRFVRPYKVIQCVGNVAYKLEFPLNLSRIHDVFHVSILKKYHPDLSHVLRPEEIEIDENLSYEERPARLLDRKVKELRRKQIPLVKILWRNHGMEEAT comes from the coding sequence ATGACTCCTGACGAAGCTCTTTATGGTCGAAAGTAtcgatctccgattcattgggacgaaattggagaaaagaaaattttggaccCGACTACCGTACCTTGGGTTGAGAAAACTTATGAGAAGGTGAAACTAATACGTCAGAGGATTCGAACGGCTCAAAACCACCAAAAGAGCTGTGCGGATAATCGGAGAAAAGATTTGAAATTTGAGATTGGAGATaaagtatttcttaagattacacTCTTGAAAGCAAGTCTAATGGcgagaaaagggaagaaattacAATCGAGATTTGTGAGACCCTATAAGGTTATCCAGTGCGTAGGAAATGTGGCTTACAAGTTGGAATTCCCTTTAAATCTGTCCAGGATTCATGATGTCTTCCATGTCTCCatacttaagaaatatcatcccgaCCTGTCTCATGTATTACGACCGGAAGAAATAGAGATTGATGAGAATTTGTCATATGAAGAAAGGCCGGCAAGACTTTTGGATCGAAAAGTGAAGGAGTTAAGACGTAAGCAAATCCCTCTagtgaagattttatggagaaatcatggaatgGAGGAAGCGACTTGA